A genomic window from Aethina tumida isolate Nest 87 chromosome 4, icAetTumi1.1, whole genome shotgun sequence includes:
- the LOC109596357 gene encoding sodium- and chloride-dependent glycine transporter 1-like isoform X2: MAPIESKNLPERDKWANKTEFFLSCLGYAIGIGNVWRFPYLCYRSGGGAFLIPYFLMLFTCGIPLFFMETSLGQFASTGLLTLFKISPIFKGTGYAIIIVNFIVSTYFTTIYAYPINYLLFCFQSPLPWSDCNHPWNTEKCVEIGLNKIVNQTALKLNVHSGNLVTPADEFFHKKILDISSGIDEVGSVVWTLFFCNLFAWIVTYLCLIKGVKTVGKLVYFTATFPFVILIILFVRGVTLPGAWEGIKFYIYPQWDQLTNLKVWADAALQIFFSLGPGWGGLVSMASFNDFNNNNKRDSILVPIINCGTSVFAGFVVFSVIGFMSHETGIPVATVATEGPGLAFVTYAEALSLMPLPHIWSVLFFLMLFFLGLDSQFVQIEAVIASIIDEYPVLRRHKMTVTFGVCLSMTIFSTLYVTNAGMYWLQLFDWYSASISVITICLIEIIIVGWIYGINNFVKDVEFMIQEKVHRFWVLSWRYTNPLILSFLLATAILYSGRISYNGVSYPSWAISFGWLSCASSIVCIPLYAFYRLLYYEEGDIIERIKSSLKCAKEWGPAKTEDLKNWMLHVQLKRLKSTEQDILHDQFVQLSV, translated from the exons ATGGCTCCAATTGAGTCCAAAAATTTACCCGAGAGGGACAAATGGGCAAAcaaaacagaattttttttatcctgCTTAGGATATGCCATCGGAATTGGGAACGTTTGGAGGTTCCCTTACTTGTGTTACAGAAGTGGAGGAG GTGCCTTCCTAATACCGTACTTCCTGATGCTGTTTACTTGTGGTATCCCCCTGTTTTTTATGGAAACTTCTTTGGGGCAGTTTGCTAGCACAGGACTATTAACGTTGTTCAAAATATCACCGATATTTAAAG gAACTGGCTATGCTATTATAATAGTAAACTTCATAGTGTCAACCTACTTCACCACAATATACGCATACCCAATAAATTACCTCCTTTTTTGCTTCCAATCGCCACTACCGTGGTCGGACTGTAACCACCCTTGGAACACCGAGAAGTGCGTCGAA ATTGGTTTGAATAAAATCGTGAACCAGACGGCACTCAAGCTGAACGTCCACTCTGGAAACCTGGTGACTCCAGCCGATGAATTCTTCCA CAAGAAAATCTTGGACATTTCGTCCGGAATCGACGAAGTTGGCTCAGTGGTTTGGACCTTGTTCTTCTGCAATTTGTTTGCCTGGATCGTAACATACTTGTGTCTGATTAAAGGGGTGAAAACAGTGGGAAAGCTCGTGTATTTTACTGCTACTTTTCCTTTTGTGATACTAATTATTCTCTTTGTACGGGGCGTAACCCTACCTGGGGCATGGGAAGGCATCAAGTTCTACATCTACCCACAATGGGATCAGCTTACTAATTTAAAG gtgTGGGCTGATGCAGCTCTTCAGATATTCTTCTCGTTGGGACCAGGATGGGGTGGCTTAGTCAGCATGGCCAGTTTCAATGActtcaacaacaacaacaaacg tgatTCCATTTTGGTGCCAATAATAAACTGTGGCACCAGTGTTTTCGCAGGATTCGTCGTATTTTCAGTCATAGGTTTCATGTCTCATGAAACTGGCATTCCTGTTGCAACGGTGGCAACTGAGGGGCCAGGATTAGCTTTTGTGACTTACGCTGAGGCACTGTCGCTGATGCCTTTGCCTCATATTTGGTCGGTTTTATTTTTCCTCATGCTGTTCTTCCTTGGTTTGGATAGTCAG TTTGTCCAAATTGAGGCTGTAATAGCCAGCATCATAGATGAGTACCCAGTTTTGAGGAGGCACAAAATGACTGTGACGTTTGGAGTTTGCCTATCCATGACCATATTCTCCACTCTATACGTAACAAAC GCAGGAATGTATTGGCTGCAATTATTCGATTGGTATTCGGCATCGATTTCAGTAATAACAATTTGTCTAATAGAAATCATCATAGTTGGATGGATTTACGGGATAAATAACTTCGTTAAGGACGTTGAGTTTATGATACAGGAGAAGGTACATCGATTTTGGGTGCTTTCCTGGAGATACACGAATCCTTTAATATTATCA TTCCTGTTGGCCACCGCAATTTTATATAGTGGTCGAATCAGTTACAATGGGGTATCATATCCATCTTGGGCAATATCTTTCGGATGGTTGAGCTGTGCAAGCTCCATTGTGTGCATCCCACTATATGCGTTTTATAGGCTTCTATATTATGAGGAAGGGGATATTATAGAG aGAATTAAATCCTCTTTAAAATGTGCCAAAGAATGGGGTCCTGCCAAAACTGAAGACTTGAAAAACTGGATGTTACACGTTCAATTGAAAAGGCTAAAAA gcaCAGAACAGGATATATTACACGATCAATTTGTACAACTCTCTGTTTag